In the genome of Methanosarcinales archaeon, the window AAGATTTGCATAACGCCACATAGCGTACTTATAGGTGTTTTGAAGAGGAGGTCATATGGCCTAAGTAAATTCAACAAGTTCAAGATGTATGAGAGCGAAATCACTTAGCTACGGACCAACCTCAAGGTTCGCCAGGTGATCTTCAAAGATCATGGTCGGCAAGTACCTACGTTTTTGATCATGAATAATTACAAGGTCGAGCTGGAGACTCTGGCTTATCTCACCGAGGGCATTAAAGTCTGTAAAAGAATTGATGAGCAAAGCTCAAAAAGATGTTAAAGCACCTCAATATCTCCAGAAATATAACAAGAATCCCATATTCGTCAAACCGGTTACCCTTAATCTGAGCAATTCAAAGGTTGAAGGCTATTGTTATTATTACCAAAAGAGAGAACAGGATGAAAGAAATTCATTCTATACTAGACTCTATAATATTAGAGAATATGTCCAGGAAAAAGCAATCCCAAAGTGGAAGAAGGCTGAATTTGTATTTAAAGAAAGGACAAAAGAGATGGCCAATTACTTTAAATGGAAAGTGATAGATGACCATTTTGAAGTTACGGTGAAAAAGAACGCAGTCACTCAGCGCCTCAACCGTATGGGAACTTTTTTAATATTCTACTCTGGTGAGTTTGACTGGATGACATGTCTTTCGACATATCGTGAAAGAGATGCTTTGGAAAATGGGTTCGATGTCCTCAAAAATGATCTTAAGGCCTTACCACTCAATGCTAAAAAGGAAAGTGCGATCAGAGGATTGCTTTTTGTAAATTATTTAAGTCTAATTATAAGGATGAGATTGATAAACCAGATGAGAGAGACTGGATTATTGAAGAATTATACAGTTGAGAAATTACT includes:
- a CDS encoding IS1634 family transposase; its protein translation is MSKAQKDVKAPQYLQKYNKNPIFVKPVTLNLSNSKVEGYCYYYQKREQDERNSFYTRLYNIREYVQEKAIPKWKKAEFVFKERTKEMANYFKWKVIDDHFEVTVKKNAVTQRLNRMGTFLIFYSGEFDWMTCLSTYRERDALENGFDVLKNDLKALPLNAKKESAIRGLLFVNYLSLIIRMRLINQMRETGLLKNYTVEKLLLELEKIKKIQLANGDIMVTETIKKQNDILEKLDLCA